The Erinaceus europaeus chromosome 16, mEriEur2.1, whole genome shotgun sequence genome includes a window with the following:
- the LOC103122916 gene encoding protein phosphatase inhibitor 2-like → MAASTASHRPIKGILKNKSSATSSVVPRAEQPGRSVDEELSKKSQKWDEMNILATYHPADKDYGLMKIDEPSTPYHSMVGDDEDVLSDSEPTEALTPDVLAKKLAAIEGSELKYRIHEQESSEDEDCDLSPEEQEKKQQFEMKRKLHYNEGLNIKLARQLISKDLHDDDDDDDDDEEEEMLEITSGEGMNAEESSQEPATGELLQNNSQSS, encoded by the coding sequence ATGGCGGCCTCGACGGCCTCGCACCGCCCCATCAAGGGGATCCTGAAGAACAAGAGCTCTGCGACTTCCTCGGTGGTGCCCCGGGCCGAGCAGCCGGGCAGGAGTGTGGACGAAGAGCTGAGTAAAAAATCCCAGAAGTGGGATGAAATGAACATCCTTGCAACATACCATCCAGCAGACAAAGACTATGGCTTAATGAAAATAGATGAACCTAGCACTCCTTACCATAGTATGGTAGGTGATGATGAAGATGTACTGAGTGATTCAGAACCCACTGAAGCCCTGACCCCAGATGTCTTAGCTAAGAAATTAGCAGCTATTGAAGGCTCAGAGCTAAAGTATCGGATTCATGAACAAGAAAGCAGTGAAGATGAAGACTGTGACCTCTcacctgaagaacaagaaaaaaaacagcagttTGAAATGAAAAGGAAGCTTCACTACAATGAAGGACTAAATATTAAACTAGCTAGACAGTTAATTTCAAAAGACCtacatgatgatgatgacgatgatgatgatgatgaagaagaagaaatgttggAAATTACATCTGGTGAAGGCATGAATGCAGAAGAATCAAGTCAAGAACCTGCTACTGGAGAACTACTACAAAACAATTCACAGAGTTCATAG